The DNA window ATCACTGTTACGATTTAAGGCCGTCTGCAAGTATTGGTGCAGTCTCATTCAAAGTCCTACTTTTGTTGCTAAGCATCTCCGCCAtcacaaaaaccaagaaaatctCTTAGTCCACTGCTATCATGTACACGGTGGAGCTTCTGCGCTTTCTTTGTTCCCGGATGAATACCTGGCTGGCACATCCCTGGAATACCAAGATCATATACCTACACCGACATCCTTCTCAACCGTCTCGACCGTGCTCGGCCCGGTGGACGGTTTAGTTTTCATCTACAACGATCACTCCCTGATGCTACTCTGGAATCCAGCTACAAGAGAGGTTAAGCTTCTCCCACCATTAGTAGTCTCCTCCTTACCTCTGTCCTCTCCGTCACGGACTCTGTATTCCCATGTTTTCGGATTTGGGAAAGACCCCTCAACTAACGACTTTAAGGTGGTCTGTGTACGAGATTACTGGGATGATGATTTGCAGGTATGGTATGTCCCTCTTGTTTCAGTGTACACCTTGAGTTCTCACTCCTGGAGGCAGTTTAGAGATTACACATTTTCAAGCCTGCGCGTGGTGAAATCTTATACTAACACATACTTGAATGGATTCTATTACTGGGGGGGTATTAGCAGCTGTAGAGTCTTCGCCTTTGATGTGAGAAATGAGATCTTTCGAGAAATCAGGACTCCGGATACGTTCAAATCAATGCAGGGGAATCTCGCCTTGTATAATGATTCACTAGCTACGTTTGCTTACAATCGCGGTACTGAAACGAGTGTCGATGTATGGGTTATGGAGGCGGAAGGGTCTTGGATTAAAAAAGTCAGCATTGGACCTCTTCTAAACATCAGGAGGGCTCTCGGGTCTTGGAAGACTGGGTTCATTTTCATAGAAACAGGGATCATGCAGCTAGCCTTGCTGAATCCTGATACAAAGGAAATCAGGCATCTTGGACCTCGGATTAACTGCTACTGTTTGCAAGTTTCTAGTTACAAGGAGAGTCTCGTTCGATTACATTAGGCGCGTTCTCCAAAAATGGTAGTAATTGAGATTGAGATATAACTGCCGATCCCCACTCTCAGATTCTGGCTGCTCTGGATTACACTTGTTTTGTTTGAGACTTTCGCCCCTTTCAACTTAAAAACCTTCTTGTTAGGGGGGGGTTCCTGAACGGATTTTAGATTACATGTGAGAATCAGAAACAGAAACTGATGGTAGAAGTTCCATTTAGTATCTAGCTTTTTTCTGGTCATGGGATTCGAAAGTTGGGCACATGTTGCTGTCTTATAATAATGATTTGTTCTTCAAACTTTTTCGCTTCTTGTCTTGCTTGTGAGAAAATTAAAACATGGACAGGTAAAAGAAGCCATCCATAATTGAGGGTTCTAGAATATAACCTTTCCAAGCAACTTGAAAGATGCTGCTTCAAATGCCTTTTACAGCATCTTATCCTCGTAGTCCTGGCATTCGAATCTGTCTGCTTGCATAGTCAGCTAATATCTGGAGATCAAAGGCCATGAATTTCTATTAGCCATTTATCTCGTGCACCATCAGTGTTACGCTATGTCTGTTTGAGAAATGCTTTTTGACGACCTAGCTAGCACTCATGCTTGGGATTTTTGCGCTTGAGGGGCCATTACTGTGTCATTTTGTCGATCATATGGTTGTGGGGAGCTCTGctttgcacactgaaaataaGGAAAATAGCTTGTTAAACTGGTTAACTTCTTCGAATGCTCTGTTGTTAATCAAATACTCAACACATTTGGGACATTGTTTATTATCAAATGGTCTGATATTATATCAATCAATCATTGCTTTGTCTAATCTAGGTGATGTTGCTGCCTAGCGTCTCTTAATCTAGAGGAAAA is part of the Coffea eugenioides isolate CCC68of chromosome 6, Ceug_1.0, whole genome shotgun sequence genome and encodes:
- the LOC113773230 gene encoding F-box/kelch-repeat protein At3g23880-like yields the protein MNEGTTFLELPADVVMEIFSKLPVKSLLRFKAVCKYWCSLIQSPTFVAKHLRHHKNQENLLVHCYHVHGGASALSLFPDEYLAGTSLEYQDHIPTPTSFSTVSTVLGPVDGLVFIYNDHSLMLLWNPATREVKLLPPLVVSSLPLSSPSRTLYSHVFGFGKDPSTNDFKVVCVRDYWDDDLQVWYVPLVSVYTLSSHSWRQFRDYTFSSLRVVKSYTNTYLNGFYYWGGISSCRVFAFDVRNEIFREIRTPDTFKSMQGNLALYNDSLATFAYNRGTETSVDVWVMEAEGSWIKKVSIGPLLNIRRALGSWKTGFIFIETGIMQLALLNPDTKEIRHLGPRINCYCLQVSSYKESLVRLH